The following DNA comes from Limnobacter sp. SAORIC-580.
GCGCCACTTCGGCTTCGCCGGAGCGCATCAGGGCCAGTTCAACCTGGTCTTGAATGTCTTCGATGTGGAAAATGCCGCCGGAAGGCTGGCGACGCACCAGTGCGTTCACCACGCTGCCAGTCATCTGCTCAACCAGTTCGCGAATGCGCGCGGAGGCTGCACCCTGACCGCCATTCACTGCCAAAAATGCTTTGGTCATGGCCACGGCAATTTTGCTGGGCTCAAAACCAACCACGGCACCATTTCGGCGAATAATTTTGTAGTTTGAGTACGCGCTGTCAACCACGGGCGCTGCACCTGCAGGCTTAGAGGTGGACAAGGGCGCATCAGTTGCCAAATTGCTCGCCAAATCTGAGGGTCCATGGCTAGTTAGCATGCATCTTTCTCCTGGAATATACGTGTTCTTGAGGGTTTGTTTTTGTAGTGGGGCACAACCGGCAACCACTATATCTTGTGTTTTGTATGTGGCTTGGAACTAATTGTAGTGGTCGAAACACAATTTGGCAAACACTTTCTTATCCCCAACTTGTGCACACAGTTATCCCCTGTGAACAAGTTGTGGACAAGCTTGGGATAACCGCAGTGCAACAAAAAAACGGCCTTTCAAAGGCCGTCAATCTGAAGTTCGTAGGTGTTTGATTTACGAAGACCTTTCCAGTCGAAGAAGGGTCCCGGATCAGTTTTCCGAGTGGGTGCTATCTCGCTGTGCGCCATGGCATATCTCAGTGGATAACGTGCTTGTAACTCCAAAGCAAGACGCCTCAGGCTGGCATATTGAGCCTGCTCGAATGGGGTATAAATATCGCCCAGCAATTCAACACCAATTGAAAAATGATTGAAATTGCTACGGTCCATTGCGGCTGAAATTCCAGCATGCCAGGCCCGTTTTTCGCAGGATACAAATTGGGTAATCGATCCGTCTCGATCAATCAGAAAATGCGAAGAAACATGCAGGCCAATCAACTCGCCAAATGAAACATGCGCATGACAATCGAGTCGATTCAAAAACAGGTCAGTGATTAACGCGGGGTCTCGTCCCCGCTCGGGCAGGCTGATGCAGTGAACAACCAGGGTATCCACTACAGTGCCCATGGGGCGTGCATCCTGATTGGGGCTTTGCAGGCGGTGCACCCAGTCTTCTTCAATCCAGCCTTCGTCCAGCCACATGGCGTGCCCCTTCTAAAGGTCAATGCACTTCAAAACTTAGCGAACTTTCTCTCCGGCCGCCTTGGCGTGCTCCATGCCGCAGTAGAAGCGCCCCTGCATCATCACACCTTCAGACATGGGGCTGTAGGCACCGCAGTGTTGGCAAGGCATGATCTCTTCTTGGGTTTTACGGCCAAGATTGCCTTTTTGTTTAACGTCTACACCGGGCTTTTCACCCAATTGTTTGCGCTGCCAGCTTTTGAAAAGAATCCAGGCCACCAACGCCAGGCCCAGGAAAAACAGAATACGACCCATCAAACTGCCCTTTTCAAAATAAACTCCAGCACAAACTGGGTACCAAAATAAGCCAACACCAATACTGCATAGCTGCCCAAACACCAACGCAGGGCTACTTTTCCGCGCCAGCCAAATACCACACGCCCGCCCAGAAGCACTGCAAATGAACACCATGAAATGATGGCAAACAGGGTTTTGTGATCAAAGCGCCAGCTGCTACCGCTCCATTCTTCGGAAAACAGAAAGCCGGTGATCAGGGTAAGCGACAACAACACAAAGCCAGCCCAAAGCTGCCGGAACAGAATCGATTCCATGGTAAGCAAAGAGGGCAATTGATCCAGCAACCGCTCCCGCACCATGCGGTTTTCCTGGGTGGTGGCCACAGGCTGGTGCAAGGCTTTTTCCTGAAACGCCATCACGATGCCATGGGCGGCGGCAATACCCAACAAACTGTAGGCTGCCAGCGCGATCAACAAATGCAATTGAAACAGATGATCGCCTGCCATTCGAATGGCGGAATCTTCCCCCATCCACAAGGGCAGCAAAAATACAACTGCGCACAGCGGGAACACAATTAATTCAAGCAGCGGCACACGGTTGAAAAAACTTTCTACAAAGGCCACCAGTGAGGCCAACCAAGCCACGCACATCAGGCCCAGAACAAAGCCGAAGTGCATGCCATCGGATTGAAACAACAAGGTGCCCAATAAATAACCCGAGACCGTCAAGGCCAAAGCAACCAGCGCGCGGTTTAACGCGGCGGGTGCAGACCACTTGCCGAAAACGTTCAGCGCCGCCAATCCACCCGAGGCGGACAGCAGGGGCACTGCGAGCGCGTACAATATTGTGTTGTTCATACCAATCAGTTTACTCGATTCATAGCACGAGTCAGGGGCACCACACGATGTTTGAAAACCTCTCCGATCGCCTAACGCGCGTTGTCAAAAATATCAAAGGCGAAGCCCGCATCACCGAGGCCAACACGCAGGAAATGTTGCGGGAAGTTCGCTTGGCGCTTCTGGAGGCCGACGTGGCCCTACCGGTGGTGAAAGAGTTCATCAACCAGGTGAAAGAACAGGCGCTGGGCGAGGAAGTGCTGAACAGCCTCACCCCCGGCCAAGCCTTGGTGGGCATTGTTCACAAACAGTTGATCAAGCTGATTGGCGAGAAAACAGAAGAAATCAACCTGGCGGCCCAGCCCCCCGTGGTGATTTTGATGGCGGGTTTGCAAGGTGCCGGTAAAACAACCACCACAGGTAAGCTGGCCAAGTATTTAAAAGACAACCTGAAAAAGAAAGTGCTGACCGTTTCAGCCGACGTGTACCGCCCTGCGGCGATCGAGCAGCTGAAAACAGTCAGCGCGCAAGCTGGCGCCGAGTTCTTTCCTTCCGACATCACTCAAAAGCCGGTTGACATTGCCCTGGCCGCCCTGAACCACGCCAAACGCCAGTTTTTTGATGTGCTGATTCTGGACACGGCGGGCCGCTTGGGCATAGACGAAGCCATGATGAATGAAATCAAGGCTTTGCATGCAGCGGTGAACCCGACTGAAACCCTGTTTGTGATTGACGCCATGTTGGGTCAGGATGCGGCCAACACCGCCAAGGCCTTCAACGAGGCCCTGCCCCTGACCGGCGTGGTACTGACCAAGATGGACGGTGATGCGCGAGGCGGTGCCGCCCTTTCCGTGCGCCAAATTACCGGCAAGCCCATTAAATTCATGGGTGTGGGTGAAAAGCTAACCGGCTTTGAGAAATTCCACCCAGACCGCGTGGCGGGCCGAATTCTAGGCATGGGCGACATTGTTTCCTTGGTGGAAGAAGCCAAAAAAGGCATTGACCAACACGAAGCCGAAAAACTGGCGAAAAAACTGAAAAGCGGCAAGGCTTTCGACCTGAACGACTTTTTGGCGCAAATTAGCCAGATGCGCAACATGGGTGGCCTGCAAGGCCTGATGGACAAACTGCCCAGCCAATTGATGAAAGGGGCGGGCGATGTGGATGCCACCGCCGCAGAGAAGCAGATGAAACGCACCGAGGCCATTATTTTTTCCATGACCATTGCCGAACGAACCAAGCCCGATATTTTAAAAGCCTCTCGAAAGCGCCGTATTGCAGCAGGTGCGGGTGTTCAGGTTCAAGAAGTGAACCGCTTGCTCAAGCAGTTTGAGCAAATGCGCGACATGATGAAAAGCATGCAGAAAGGTGGCTTGGCCAAGTTGATGAAAAAAATGGGTGGCGGCGGAAAAGGCGGCTTCCCTGGAGGCGGCATGCCACCAGGTGGCGGGTTTCCAGGCATGTAATCAACTGCGGATTCAGGCCCAATCGTCTTGGGTTCCGATCTCTCGCCAGAAAACCTGTATTCCCCTTGCTGAGCCTCACGATGCCTGAGAACGACCCTCCTAAACTGCGGGTCGGGTCCGTTCTCTGTCGCCCATGCTGGGCAACACCGGCCCTGCTCGGCACGCAAGGGCAGGTTTTCTTGAAGGCGAGGCGATCGAAACACCGCCGCCGATTGGGAGCTGAACTTGCAATGGGTCGCACGATGACCAGTCAGAAAACTTGCCGGCTTGGCGCGCCGAGACTAACGATCGCGCCTTGGCGCGAAAGCCAAGACCCGACCGTTACTTTTGGAGGGCTTGGCTTAGTGCAGGCTCAAGACGACAAGCCGAAATGCCAAGTTTTCGGGCAGCGGTGACCATTCAAGTTCAGCTTCCAAGTCACCGGTCCAGTGCGACACAAACAACCCACGCCGAGTGGGCAATAAATCGAAACGGCGAACCTTCAAGTTCAGCTCAAAAATCACCCGCAATTCGAGGCGCAGGCTTCGGAGGTTCAACATAGCTGTAGCCCCAATTCCGATCCAAACGGTCATACACCAGGTTGGGATAGGTCATTTTTCCAAGGCTGCCGTTGTAACGCCCCAAGGCCCGGTCCAGATTGCCTTTTTCAATGTCGAGGTAATGCCGCAAAATAAGGCAGCCATAACGAATATTCACTCGCGGTTCGAACAACTCACGAGAACTTCCCCTCGATAACACATCAGTCCAAAACGGCATCACCTGCATCAAGCCAATGGCCCCGGCATGGCTAACCGCATCGGCTCGAAAGTTACTCTCTACTTCAATCAGGGCGAAAATAATTTGAGGGTCAATGCCAACTCGCTGCGCTTCATAGCGAATAATCTTGATGAGTTCTGTTCGCTCGGTGAAATCGGGAACACGGCGGGCCAAGCGGCGCGACATCTCGGCCATCCAGTCAATTCGATGGCCGACGGAATCAAAAATTGGACGTGGTGCCGCTGGGGCACTCAAGGCGGTGCGAAGCGCCAGGCGAACATGGTCCGCCATGGGTTCGTACTGCTGATTGGCAAAAACTGGCGAACCAACACCAGCGACAGCCAATACAGCCATGGCCAGCGCAAGCGCCCGGCGGGCACTGCAGGCCAACCGGGCAAACGGATTACAAACTGACTTGCCTGCTGGCAAGTTCAACACGCAACTGCTCAAAAATTTCCCCAACTTCGACATCGCGTTTTTCAACCTTGCCATCGCGAGACTGAAACTCCACTTTGCCTTCTTTCAGGCCACGGTCGCCCAAGGTAACCCGCAGCGGCACGCCGATCAACTCCCAATCAGCGAACATCACACCTGGCCGCTCATCGCGGTCGTCCAGCATCACATCCACGCCAGCGTCTTCCAGCATCTGATAAAGCTTGTCGGCCTGAGCCTTCACTTCTTCGCTTTTCTTGTAGCCAATTGGGCACAACACCACTTCAAAAGGCGCGATGCTCAATGGCCAAATAATGCCGCGGTCGTCAAAGTTTTGCTCAATGGCTGCACCCAAAATACGGGTAACACCAATGCCATAACAACCCATTTCGATCACTGCGGGCTTGCCGTTTTCATCCAGAAACTTGGCTTGCAGGGCTTCAGAGTATTTGGTGCCCAAATAAAACACATGGCCCACTTCAATACCACGGCACATGGCCAGTACACCTTTGCCATCCGGCGAGGGATCGCCCTCAACCACATTTCGAATATCAGCCACCTCGGGCTCAGGCAAATCACGGCCCCAATTCACGCCAGCGTAGTGATAGTCAGCGGCGTTGGCACCGCACACAAAATCACCCATGGCGGCGACACTGCGATCAGCCACAACCCGCACCTCGCCTTTCAAGCCAACGGGACCCAAATAACCGGGTTGGGTACCAAACGCAGCAACAATTTCAGCTTCTGTGGCCAAGCGCAGTTCTTGTACACCGGTCAGCTTGCCAAGCTTGATGTCATTCACTTCATGGTCGCCGCGCACCAGTGCCAATACAATTTGTACCTTCTTGGCCGGCTTGGTTTCATTTTTATCCAGCCACTCGTTGGCAAACACCACGCTCTTCACCGTTGCGGTCAAAGGCAAACCCAACTGCGCTGCAACGGCTTCACAGGTTGAATTACCGGGAGTGTGCACCTTGTCGATTGCCTTGCTGGCGGCTGGGCGCTGCGCGGTGCAAACCGCTTCAGCCAGCTCCACATTGGCGGCATAGTCTGAACTTGGGCAATACGCAATTGCATCTTCGCCCGTGTCGGCAATCACGTGAAACTCATGGCTGCGGTTGCCGCCAATTGAACCGGTGTCGGCATTCACTGCGCGGAAGTTCAAACCCAAGCGGGTAAAAATACGGCGGTAGGCGTCGTACATGACATCGTAGGTTTTCAGGGCAGCTTCTTGAGTACGGTCGAATGAATACGCGTCTTTCATCACGAATTCGCGGCCGCGCATCACGCCAAAACGTGGGCGAATTTCATCGCGAAACTTGGTTTGAATCTGATACAGGTTCAAGGGCAACTGGCGGTAGCTTTTCACTTCCTTGCGTACCACATCGGTAATCACTTCTTCGTGTGTAGGGCCAATCACGAAATCACGGTCATGACGGTCCTTCAAACGCAGCAGCTCGGGCCCATACTTTTCCCAGCGGCCACTTTCTTGCCAAAGCTCAGCGGGTTGAACTGCGGGCATTAGCAATTCAAGAGCACCCGCGCGGTTCATTTCTTCGCGAACAATATTTTCTACCTTGCGAATGGAGCGCAGCCCCACGGGCATATAGGTGTAAATGCCACCGGCCAAACGCTTGATCATGCCAGCCCGCATCATCAGTTGATGGCTGATCACTTCAGCGTCAGCAGGGGCTTCTTTCAGGGTATTCAAAAAAAACTGGGTGGCGCGCATTTGCAAAAAACTCGTGAGTAATGAATTGGTTAGAACAGCGATTGTACTTTTATCCGCTCGCAGCGCGGATACCCTAGGTGTACAAACGCAAGCTCGTGCTTATAATGACTCTGAATTGTAAAGAAATCTGCGGGGCGCGTATGCTTGATAAAGAAGGCTACCGTCCCAACGTCGGCATTATTTTGACCAATTCCCGAAAGCAGGTCTTTTGGGGTAAGCGAATTCGTGAACATTCCTGGCAATTTCCGCAGGGCGGGATTAAACATGGCGAATCGCCTGAACAAGCCATGTACCGGGAACTCCACGAAGAAGTTGGCCTGTTGCCAGAACATGTTGAAATTATAGGAAGAACCAGGAATTGGTTGCGGTACACCGTGCCTGATCACTGGATTCGACGGGAATGGCGGGGAAGCTACAAAGGCCAGAAACAAATCTGGTTTTTGCTGAAATTGGTTGGAAGGGATTGTGATGTCAGCCTGCGGGCCACTGAACACCCCGAATTTGATGCCTGGCGTTGGAACGAGTATTGGGTTCCACTTGAAAACGTAATTGATTTCAAACGGGAAGTGTACAAACAAGCATTGGGAGAGTTGGCCAAACTGCTGTTTTCCAGAAATGACCCAAGGCGACTGCCAAGGGGAGATCACTGGGAACCCGCCGTTAAAACTGAGGAAACCCAAGAAAAACCTGAGTCGACATAAAAAAACGCGAACCACTTGGTTCGCGTTTTTTTATTGGGTAGCAATCCACATGCTTTTGGACTCGTCGAAAACAAACCAAACAGCCTCGTAAGAACGATAGGTGGCATCCAATATTTCGTCGATCACCCACACCCACATCTTCTTTGGCTTTTCAGGTTCCTTCACAAGCAAAACCGCGTTCAGCACGAAATTTCGCTCTTCTCCCTGGACTGCGCAAGTATTCACGCCGTCAACCGCTTCTGCACCGAACAACTGAGTCAACGTAGCATTCTCTGTTTCAATGCGTGGTCGAAGGGAATGCTTGAAACTGGCCAAATTTAAGCTTGAACACAATGACAGATCTTGATCAAGAAGCTTTCCGCCAGACTTTGGCGGCCATGTTTCAGCCAGCTTTAATGCATCGCAGATCAAATAATGCGAGCGTGCAGCGTAGTTCGCTGCCGACTCGGCAACACCACCTTCATGTCGGAAATATTGTTCACAGTTGCTTACGGTACTGCCATTGGTCAATTCAAGCAGAGGTCTAGGAATTAATAGCTCCTCGGATGAGTTTTGTACTTTCTCCTGCACATTTGGATCAAGCCAGAAATAATCGTTTTGCGGGGATTCGGCACTTGAGCAGCCAACAAGCGCAACCAAAAAAGCCAGCAGGTAGTTTCTCAAAGTGCCTTCTCCATTAGGTCCGCTTCTTTATTTCTTCTTGTGGGGTATTGATCCTGGAAGTTGCGCAGAATTCTGACTGCGAGTTCCCAGTCCTGGGCGACAACTGAAGCCCAAAACTTAGGTGTGGATCGAACCAGTTCAAGCCCGTGTTGAAAAGATACTGAGGTGATGACAGTTTGAAACTCAGGCTTTAGATCCTCGAATTTCGTCGCACTATTGGAGATTGCGTTGTTGTAACGTCTAGCAAGTTGCGTTAAATAATGAGTTTTAACCACTTGATCAATTTGTAGACATTCGGTCGCAGTAATACTCAGCGGGCTTTTCTCGAGTTTCTTTGCAGCATCATGCTTCTTCAGCCCAAGATAAGGTGCCAACTTTTTAAACAAAGAACCCTGAATACCAAGTCGACGTAGATCATCCTCGTTACGTGCGCCCAAATCAAAGCCTGTGGCAACGGTTACTCCGCTTTTACTTTTTTCCAAATCAGGTATGTAGCCGCCGGTTCTGCACCCGCCCTCTAATTTGGAAAGAAATTCGTAATCCACCTCGTATGACATGGCTACCCCTTAAGAAAAGGCGAAGCGTATCAACAGAGATAATGCAGAGCAAAAACCACTATTTTGGGTTAATCAAAATCGGGCTAGTGCGCAAGCAACGGCTTTAAAACAGCCAACACTTTCGCCGCGTCTTCCAAATGCGGATAGTGCCCCAAACCAGCCAGTCGAATGGTTTGTTTGCCAGGCACCAGTTCCTCGAAGCGCTGCACCATGTGTTCGCCGGAAATGGGATCTTCGACACCGTCGATCAGCGCAAAGGGCATGTCGGCTTTCTGCAAGGCTTGCACCCAACGGTCGCGGTTTTCTCGCCTCTCACGCATGTACTGAATCAGCAGGTGCATGCACAAGTTTCCTTTTTTGTGGGCCATCAACGTCCACGCCGCATCAATGTCGGCATCGCTCAGCCCTTCCGAGCATACGCTGCGAAGGCTGGCCGCCAACTTTTCCTTTTTCATGAAGCGTGTGAATACAAAGCCCAGAGGACTGAGCAGCAGTTTTTGGACCAGAATGGCGCGGTGTGTTTCTGGAAAAAGCCCGCCGTTGAACATCACCACTCGCCGCAGGCGAAAACTCAGCTTTCCCTCCGCATGTCGGGCCAATAGCTCTTGCCCCACCGTGTCACCCACGTCATGCGTAATCATCGAGCATTCCTCAACCCCTTTGCTTTTCAGCAAAGCTTCTGCAATGTCGGCCTGATTAAAAATGGAATGCTGCCAGGTGCGCGGCTTGTCAGAATAGCCATAGCCCAGCATGTCAAATGCAATCAGGCGATGAGTTTCGGCCAGTTCAGGCCATAGCAAATGGAAGTCGTAACTGGAGGTGGGAAAACCATGAATGAGCAGCAGAACAGGTTTGTTGGCGGCGGCTGTGTCTTGCACAAATATGGAGTGGTCTTTCCATTCAAATAACTGCCCGCTGTTTTTCCACATCGACAGTTCCATCCGCGCACTCCAATTCGTGTTAGGCCAATACCACCATGTTGTCGCGGTGAATCAGCTCAGGTTCATCCAGATAACCAAGGATGGACTCTATCGCGCTGGTGGGTTGCTTGGCAATTTTTTTGACCTCAGCAGCCGCATAGTTCACCAGGCCACGCGCCACCTCGTCGCCCTCAGGGCTTAAACAGGCGACTACATCACCACGTTGAAAATTGCCTTGACAACCGGTGACACCAATGGGAAGCAGGCTGCCCTTTTTCTTGCGCAAAGCCTCTGCGGCACCCGCATCCAGCAGAAGTGAGCCTTTCAATTTCAAATGGTCGGCCATCCACTGCTTTCGCGCAGCCAGGCGACCCAGCGGTGCTTTCAGGTAGGTACCTACAGCTTCGCCCTTCATCAGGCGAACGAGCACATTGGGCTCGTGCCCACTGGCAATTACTGTTGCAGCACCACTTCGTGCGGCGCGCTTGGCCGCCAGAATTTTCGTGATCATGCCGCCAGTGCCTACACTGCTGCCAGCACCGCCTGCCATTTTTTCGAGTTCTGGGTTGCCCGCGGTTTCTTCGTGGATGAATTTGGCGTCCGGGTTTTTGCGGGGGTCGGCGCTGTACAGGCCCACTTGGTCGGTCAAAATAACCAAGGTGTCCGCTTCCACCAAGTTGGTGACCAAGGCACCCAAGGTGTCGTTGTCACCAAAGCGAATTTCGTCAGTAACCACGGTGTCGTTTTCATTGATGATGGGCACCACTTTGTGGCCCAACAAGGAATACAGGGTGGAACGGGCATTCAGGTAACGTTCGCGATCCGCCAGATCGGCATGGGTTAGCAGCACCTGCGCGCACACCAGGCCATGTTCAGCAAAGCCTATTTCATAGGCGTGAACCAAACCCATTTGCCCCACCGCAGCAGCGGCTTGAAGCTCATGAATTTCGCGCGGGCGCTTGGCCCATTTCAAGCGTTTCATGCCCTCGGCAATTGCGCCCGAGGACACCAGCACCACCTCGCAGCCCTGATTGGTTAATTCAGCGATTTGCGCTGCCCAGGCGCGTATGGACTCCATGTCCACGCCCTTTCCACCTTTGGTGACTAGGGAGCTGCCCACTTTAACTACTACACGTTGATTTGCCAGAGATTTCTCTGCCACGGAAATTACTCCTGATCGTCGCCAGTTTCTTGAGGATTGATGAGTGTACCTGTGCTTTCGCGAAAGCGAGCGTCAGGCTCGGGCGGAAACTCAACCTGCATTTGCTGCACGAGGTTTTCGTACACCGAACGCATCAAGTTCGCCGTGTTCTCACCAGTCAAACTCGAAATGGGGTGAACCTGGCCCTGCCAACCTGTTTTCTCGCGGTAGCGGGTCACAAAATCGTCGATTTTCGCTTTCCTGTCCTCTTCCGCAATCATGTCGATTTTGTTCAACACCAGCCAGCGTGGCTTGGCCCAAAGGTCTTCGTCGTATTTGCGCAATTCCTCCACGATAGCCGCAGCCTCGTACACTGGGTCTACGTTTTCATCGAAAGGAGCCAAGTCGACAAGGTGCAACAGCACACGGGTTCGGCTCAAATGCTTCAAAAACTGGTGGCCCAAGCCTGCACCTTCGGCGGCACCTTCGATCAAACCTGGCACATCGGCGATCACGAAGCTTTGCGCATGCCCAATGCGCACCACACCCAGGTTAGGGTGCAGGGTGGTAAAAGGGTAGTCTGCAATTTTCGGGCGAGCATTTGACACTGCGGCAATCAAGGTCGATTTACCAGCGTTGGGCATGCCCAGCAAACCCACATCGGCCAGCACCTTCAATTCAAGCTTGTAACGGGCGGACTCACCGTCTTTGCCCTTGGTAAACTGGCGTGGTGCCCGGTTCACACTGCTTTTGAAGTGAATATTGCCCAAGCCGCCATCGCCGCCCTTGGCAATCAACACTTGCTGACCATGCTCAGTAAGGTCAGCTACAACCAGGCCGGTTTCAGCATTCACAATGGTGGTGCCAACCGGCATTTTCAAAACAATGTCAGGGCCGGCTGCGCCATAACAATCGGAGCCACGGCCATTTTCACCGCCTTTGGCCCGGTGTTGTTTTGAAAAGCGATAGTCAATCAAGGTATTCAGGTTGCGGTCGGCTTCAGCAAACACGCTACCGCCCTTGCCGCCATCGCCGCCATCTGGCCCACCTTTCGGAATGAATTTTTCGCGACGAAAGCTGCCAGAGCCATTACCGCCCTTGCCTGCGAACACCTCAATTGTTGCTTCGTCGATGAATTTCATGTTTGTTCCCGATAACTGCGCCTAACGACCGCGCCCGACAGCTGTGCCGATTTACTTTAAAAACGAATGCACCTGGCCCAAAACGAAAATAGCCCTGCAATGCAGGGCTATTGGACCAAGCACGGTGTGCGGTGCAAACGAAGGATTAACCCTCGCTGACCACGCTCACAGTTTTGCGACGCAAGGCGCCTTTCACTGAGAACTGCACCTGACCGTCTGTCAGTGCAAACAATGTGTGATCTTTGCCCATGCCGACGTTGTCGCCAGCATGAAAACGTGTACCGCGTTGGCGAATGATGATGCCGCCGGCATTGATTGCCTGACCGCCAAACACCTTCACACCCAGTCGCTTGGCTTCTGAGTCACGTCCGTTGCGCGTAGAGCCGCCGCCTTTCTTACTTGCCATGAGTCATTCTCCTCTATCAAGCGTTGATGGCTTGGATCTGGATTTGAGTGAAGTTCTGGCGATGGCCTTGACGCTTTTGATAGTGCTTGCGACGACGCATCTTGAAGATCTTCACTTTGTCGTGACGACCGTGTGCCAAAACAACTGCCTTGACCGAAGCCCCTTGAACCAGTGGAGTACCCACTTTTACGGTGTCACCGCTACCAACGGCAAGCACTTCGTCCAGAGAGATTTCTTGGCCAATGTCAGCAGGTATCTGTTCTACTTTAAGTTTTTCACCAGCGATAACCTTGTATTGTTTACCACCGGTTTTTATGACCGCGTACATAGTTGACCTCTAAACTTTCAATGATATAAACCCGAAAAAATTCGGATAGCCCGCAATTATGCTCGGAAAGTGCAATGTTGTCAAAGCCTTGTGATCATTCATCGTTCATTCTGCTCACGAAACGCGGCTTTTGGCAAACACCGTCAAGTACAATAAGCGCAACATAAATCATCCAGACATGCAGTGAACCCATGCCCAGCCCAGCGCCCAGTGTGAAAAGTGTGTTGTCCCCCATCGCGGCCGACATGCAGCAACTTGATCAGGTTATTCGAACCAGTCTGCACTCCGAGGTCAGCCTGATCAACCAGATCAGCGATTACATCATCAACGCAGGTGGAAAACGCCTGCGCCCCGCATTGGTCATTTTGACAGCCCGGGCACTGGGCGCAAACCCGCAACAAATGCAGCAAGCCATTGAATTGGCAGCGATTGTTGAATTTATTCACACGGCCACACTGCTGCACGACGATGTGGTCGATGAATCGGACATGCGCCGAGGGCGCCTGACTGCCAATGCCGAGTACGGAAATTCTGCTGCGGTGCTGGTGGGCGACTTCCTGTACTCCCGCTCGTTTCAGATGATGGTAAAAATTGGCTTGATGGACGTCATGGACGTGCTGTCGGAAGCCACCAACACCATCGCTGAAGGCGAAGTATTGCAATTGTTGAACTGCAAAGACCCCGATGTCACGGAAGCTCGATACATGCAAGTCATCGACTTCAAAACTGCGAAGCTGTTTGAGGCCTCGTGCCGCCTGGCGGGCATTGTGACCGGTCAAAGCAAGGAGGCGGTCGCCAACCTGGGACGATTTGGCGCAGAAGTAGGCAGCGCTTTTCAGCTGATCGACGATGTGCTCGACTACGCAGGAGAAAGTGCTGCTTTGGGCAAAAACGTGGGCGACGACCTTCGCGAAGGCAAACCCACCCTGCCCCTGATTCATGCGATGCAACATGCTGCACCGCAAGTACAAACCCAAATTCGGGACGCCATTGCCAACGGTGGCACTCAGGATGTCAGCGCCATCATGGCAAGCATTGAGCAGACCGGCTCGCTGGCCTACACCCGAAACAAGGCACAGGCACTGTCCGAATCGGCCAAAACCCGCCTGGGGAAGTTGACCGGCAATCCTTACACCGAAGCACTGGCCATGTTGTGCGATGTTGCGGTGAATCGCAACAG
Coding sequences within:
- a CDS encoding pesticin C-terminus-like muramidase is translated as MSYEVDYEFLSKLEGGCRTGGYIPDLEKSKSGVTVATGFDLGARNEDDLRRLGIQGSLFKKLAPYLGLKKHDAAKKLEKSPLSITATECLQIDQVVKTHYLTQLARRYNNAISNSATKFEDLKPEFQTVITSVSFQHGLELVRSTPKFWASVVAQDWELAVRILRNFQDQYPTRRNKEADLMEKAL
- the cgtA gene encoding Obg family GTPase CgtA produces the protein MKFIDEATIEVFAGKGGNGSGSFRREKFIPKGGPDGGDGGKGGSVFAEADRNLNTLIDYRFSKQHRAKGGENGRGSDCYGAAGPDIVLKMPVGTTIVNAETGLVVADLTEHGQQVLIAKGGDGGLGNIHFKSSVNRAPRQFTKGKDGESARYKLELKVLADVGLLGMPNAGKSTLIAAVSNARPKIADYPFTTLHPNLGVVRIGHAQSFVIADVPGLIEGAAEGAGLGHQFLKHLSRTRVLLHLVDLAPFDENVDPVYEAAAIVEELRKYDEDLWAKPRWLVLNKIDMIAEEDRKAKIDDFVTRYREKTGWQGQVHPISSLTGENTANLMRSVYENLVQQMQVEFPPEPDARFRESTGTLINPQETGDDQE
- the proB gene encoding glutamate 5-kinase, producing MAEKSLANQRVVVKVGSSLVTKGGKGVDMESIRAWAAQIAELTNQGCEVVLVSSGAIAEGMKRLKWAKRPREIHELQAAAAVGQMGLVHAYEIGFAEHGLVCAQVLLTHADLADRERYLNARSTLYSLLGHKVVPIINENDTVVTDEIRFGDNDTLGALVTNLVEADTLVILTDQVGLYSADPRKNPDAKFIHEETAGNPELEKMAGGAGSSVGTGGMITKILAAKRAARSGAATVIASGHEPNVLVRLMKGEAVGTYLKAPLGRLAARKQWMADHLKLKGSLLLDAGAAEALRKKKGSLLPIGVTGCQGNFQRGDVVACLSPEGDEVARGLVNYAAAEVKKIAKQPTSAIESILGYLDEPELIHRDNMVVLA
- a CDS encoding alpha/beta fold hydrolase — its product is MELSMWKNSGQLFEWKDHSIFVQDTAAANKPVLLLIHGFPTSSYDFHLLWPELAETHRLIAFDMLGYGYSDKPRTWQHSIFNQADIAEALLKSKGVEECSMITHDVGDTVGQELLARHAEGKLSFRLRRVVMFNGGLFPETHRAILVQKLLLSPLGFVFTRFMKKEKLAASLRSVCSEGLSDADIDAAWTLMAHKKGNLCMHLLIQYMRERRENRDRWVQALQKADMPFALIDGVEDPISGEHMVQRFEELVPGKQTIRLAGLGHYPHLEDAAKVLAVLKPLLAH
- the rpmA gene encoding 50S ribosomal protein L27, with the translated sequence MASKKGGGSTRNGRDSEAKRLGVKVFGGQAINAGGIIIRQRGTRFHAGDNVGMGKDHTLFALTDGQVQFSVKGALRRKTVSVVSEG
- the rplU gene encoding 50S ribosomal protein L21 — translated: MYAVIKTGGKQYKVIAGEKLKVEQIPADIGQEISLDEVLAVGSGDTVKVGTPLVQGASVKAVVLAHGRHDKVKIFKMRRRKHYQKRQGHRQNFTQIQIQAINA
- a CDS encoding polyprenyl synthetase family protein — protein: MPSPAPSVKSVLSPIAADMQQLDQVIRTSLHSEVSLINQISDYIINAGGKRLRPALVILTARALGANPQQMQQAIELAAIVEFIHTATLLHDDVVDESDMRRGRLTANAEYGNSAAVLVGDFLYSRSFQMMVKIGLMDVMDVLSEATNTIAEGEVLQLLNCKDPDVTEARYMQVIDFKTAKLFEASCRLAGIVTGQSKEAVANLGRFGAEVGSAFQLIDDVLDYAGESAALGKNVGDDLREGKPTLPLIHAMQHAAPQVQTQIRDAIANGGTQDVSAIMASIEQTGSLAYTRNKAQALSESAKTRLGKLTGNPYTEALAMLCDVAVNRNS